In the genome of Cronobacter malonaticus LMG 23826, one region contains:
- a CDS encoding winged helix-turn-helix domain-containing protein, whose product MKTIRAKILAIMNVGMVLTTNEISRRTGNTLEAVRVVLNRMQKDGELTGTSQKPRRWRLVDSVNHRAELIRCVKTFGALTAIQASEITGLSPAYCINTMRVLEMNGELTRKYIHTELSDGRKTRCYEYYPAPERKPINQTAQLSSFAKLITSRIGA is encoded by the coding sequence ATGAAAACGATACGAGCCAAAATTCTCGCCATCATGAATGTCGGGATGGTTTTAACCACGAACGAAATATCCAGACGAACAGGGAACACACTCGAAGCAGTGCGCGTCGTACTTAACCGCATGCAGAAAGACGGCGAGCTAACCGGAACAAGCCAGAAGCCCCGACGCTGGCGCCTGGTCGATTCCGTTAATCACAGAGCCGAGCTTATCCGCTGCGTGAAAACCTTCGGCGCGCTCACTGCGATTCAGGCCAGCGAAATAACCGGACTGTCTCCGGCGTACTGCATCAACACCATGCGGGTACTGGAGATGAACGGCGAGCTGACACGTAAGTACATCCACACAGAGCTATCAGATGGGCGCAAGACACGCTGCTACGAGTATTACCCGGCACCTGAGCGCAAGCCCATAAACCAGACGGCGCAGTTAAGTTCGTTTGCAAAACTCATTACCTCACGAATCGGAGCCTGA
- a CDS encoding recombination protein NinB, with amino-acid sequence MRKQTFEIRTPLVQQNAIRAIQQLYPDPERPLIVTIQEMTRSVEQNKRLWATLRDVSEQVVWHGMKLDSEDWKHIFTAALKGQRSAPGINGGLVVLGQSTSKMRVSEFSGLLELIYAFGAERDVRWSEDAQEAIEWAKRTGRRVAA; translated from the coding sequence ATGAGGAAACAAACGTTTGAAATCCGCACCCCGCTAGTCCAGCAAAACGCCATCCGAGCTATCCAGCAGCTTTACCCCGACCCCGAAAGACCTCTCATCGTGACCATTCAGGAAATGACGCGCTCAGTAGAGCAGAACAAGCGTCTTTGGGCCACGCTGCGCGATGTGTCTGAGCAAGTCGTCTGGCATGGCATGAAGCTGGATAGCGAAGACTGGAAACACATCTTCACGGCGGCGCTTAAAGGCCAACGCTCAGCGCCTGGCATCAACGGCGGCCTTGTCGTACTCGGGCAGTCGACCTCAAAGATGCGCGTGAGCGAGTTCAGCGGGCTTCTGGAGCTGATTTACGCATTCGGTGCAGAGAGAGACGTCCGGTGGAGCGAGGACGCTCAGGAGGCGATTGAGTGGGCTAAGCGAACAGGAAGAAGGGTGGCAGCATGA
- a CDS encoding NinE family protein — protein sequence MRRQRRSITDIVCENCIYRVTHRKKRKPEVSPSDIPSFHYTADLTDIRWLRSRARRKHD from the coding sequence ATGAGGCGACAGCGACGAAGCATCACCGACATAGTCTGCGAAAACTGCATCTACCGCGTTACCCACCGAAAGAAACGAAAGCCAGAAGTATCCCCGTCCGACATACCTTCATTCCACTACACCGCGGACCTGACCGACATCCGTTGGTTGCGTAGTCGCGCCAGGAGAAAACATGACTGA
- a CDS encoding phage protein NinX family protein, with amino-acid sequence MTDYSKLSDGEISVRLAYFLKPKYSAVISPIDETGAQLSWNWFNTVQTTGYFPLRRAEDLFAVLKKHKIGISPAGKTVWKASHESGVSATHRNPLRAVAIVFLMMQEGQHA; translated from the coding sequence ATGACTGATTATTCCAAGCTTAGCGATGGGGAAATAAGCGTGAGATTAGCCTATTTCCTCAAACCAAAATACAGCGCAGTGATTAGCCCAATTGACGAGACAGGCGCTCAACTATCATGGAATTGGTTCAACACGGTGCAGACCACAGGGTACTTCCCATTGCGCAGAGCAGAGGATTTATTTGCGGTTCTCAAAAAACACAAAATAGGCATTTCCCCCGCCGGGAAGACAGTCTGGAAGGCCAGCCACGAATCTGGAGTTTCAGCAACTCACAGAAACCCTTTACGGGCAGTGGCAATAGTCTTCCTCATGATGCAGGAAGGCCAACATGCTTAA
- a CDS encoding protein NinF: MLNPIQSQAYEQQSIARALCAGCSKQLEPDETYACGDCIKEWLVYRDPNGDIANDDIQEQ; encoded by the coding sequence ATGCTTAATCCCATCCAATCACAAGCCTACGAACAGCAGAGCATAGCCAGAGCTCTCTGCGCAGGATGCAGCAAGCAACTGGAGCCGGATGAAACCTATGCATGCGGCGATTGCATCAAAGAATGGCTTGTATATCGAGACCCGAACGGAGATATCGCAAATGACGATATTCAGGAGCAATAA
- the rusA gene encoding crossover junction endodeoxyribonuclease RusA, which yields MNQYRIVLPWPPSNNRYWRHSRGIHYISDWGKRYRREVIEIIQQHKLDIKIQPRIRITIHAAPPDNRKRDLDNLPKAVFDALTSAGFWLDDGQVDDMRIKRCQAVKGGMLVLVVTELGGKLPDIAELMEAA from the coding sequence ATGAATCAATACCGAATAGTCCTGCCCTGGCCGCCTTCCAATAATCGGTACTGGCGTCACTCAAGAGGAATCCACTACATCAGCGATTGGGGTAAGCGATACCGACGAGAAGTAATCGAAATTATTCAGCAGCACAAGTTAGACATCAAAATCCAACCCCGCATCAGAATCACCATCCACGCAGCGCCTCCCGATAACCGCAAACGCGATTTGGACAATCTACCCAAAGCCGTTTTTGACGCACTCACCAGTGCGGGCTTCTGGCTGGATGACGGTCAGGTAGACGATATGCGCATCAAGCGCTGTCAGGCGGTTAAAGGCGGAATGCTCGTTTTGGTGGTGACAGAGCTGGGCGGAAAGTTACCCGATATAGCCGAGTTAATGGAGGCAGCATGA
- a CDS encoding antitermination protein — MRLESTIKFHSPKSPQLTDSPRATASEALTGTDVMAAFGMVQSRASLGFSAFSGKMNLSDNDKRKAIQLLTQHGMKHCDRVAALRKLETNVKGKVVQTLAIFAYQDYCRSAASHVTCPCCKGHGVLRKNEMVVKHPGCGKNTPPKMAKEVVETLCTKCKGAGVISTSCVKCRGRGVAMDRKKTEEQGVPVMSSCKQCSGRGYERLPASACYRAICQFTDAISAGVWDKAVKPFYESLILELEKEESAADAILSKVTSKV, encoded by the coding sequence ATGAGGCTTGAAAGCACGATTAAGTTTCACTCACCTAAGTCACCGCAGTTGACAGACTCACCCAGAGCAACAGCTTCAGAGGCGTTAACGGGTACGGATGTGATGGCGGCATTCGGCATGGTTCAGAGTCGTGCATCGCTCGGGTTCAGTGCTTTCAGCGGCAAGATGAACCTGAGCGACAACGACAAAAGGAAAGCAATCCAGTTATTGACACAGCATGGAATGAAGCACTGCGACAGGGTGGCAGCCCTGCGCAAACTTGAGACCAATGTTAAAGGTAAGGTTGTGCAAACGCTCGCAATTTTCGCTTACCAGGATTACTGCCGCTCAGCAGCGAGCCATGTAACGTGCCCTTGCTGCAAAGGCCATGGCGTGCTTAGAAAAAATGAGATGGTCGTTAAACACCCTGGCTGTGGAAAGAATACGCCTCCAAAGATGGCTAAGGAGGTAGTGGAAACGCTCTGCACTAAATGCAAGGGCGCAGGAGTCATTTCCACTTCCTGCGTTAAATGCCGCGGGCGTGGCGTCGCCATGGACAGAAAGAAGACTGAAGAGCAGGGCGTGCCGGTTATGAGTTCCTGCAAGCAATGCTCAGGGCGCGGGTATGAAAGATTGCCAGCATCCGCATGTTACAGAGCAATTTGTCAGTTTACCGACGCTATCTCTGCTGGCGTGTGGGATAAGGCAGTAAAGCCATTCTATGAGTCATTAATTCTGGAACTCGAAAAGGAGGAATCAGCAGCAGATGCTATTTTGTCGAAAGTTACCAGCAAAGTTTGA
- a CDS encoding phage holin — MSKLASGAAYGASAGTVANGLLTRLSPDEWSAVGVIAGIVVALLTFGINWYYKRKTTLAQIQAYERWPSAAGQLSKED, encoded by the coding sequence ATGAGCAAATTAGCTTCTGGCGCAGCTTATGGCGCATCTGCCGGGACGGTGGCTAATGGGTTGTTGACCCGGCTAAGTCCTGACGAGTGGAGCGCAGTAGGCGTTATCGCCGGTATTGTTGTGGCGCTACTGACGTTCGGTATCAACTGGTATTACAAACGCAAAACCACGCTGGCGCAGATTCAGGCGTACGAGCGATGGCCTTCCGCAGCCGGGCAGTTATCAAAGGAGGACTAA
- a CDS encoding lysozyme, whose protein sequence is MAIPSSLRNKLIAAAGAGSMVIATIFIGGKDGVEGRKYQAYKDVAGVWTVCDGHTGNDIIRGKTYTDKECDRLLWKDLQPAKATVDKLVKVPLNEYQRASLYSFVFNVGSDAFAKSTLLRKLNKGDKEGACEEMRRWVYAGGMKWKGLQNRREMERSMCLAESENDL, encoded by the coding sequence ATGGCTATCCCGTCCTCACTGAGAAATAAACTGATTGCCGCAGCGGGCGCGGGCTCTATGGTCATCGCCACGATTTTCATCGGTGGCAAGGATGGCGTAGAGGGTCGCAAGTATCAGGCCTACAAAGATGTCGCTGGCGTCTGGACTGTCTGCGATGGCCACACTGGCAACGACATCATTCGCGGCAAGACCTACACCGACAAAGAATGTGATCGGCTTTTGTGGAAAGACCTGCAGCCCGCTAAAGCGACCGTCGACAAGCTGGTTAAGGTTCCTCTGAACGAATACCAGCGCGCCTCCCTCTACAGCTTCGTGTTCAACGTAGGCAGTGATGCATTCGCTAAGTCGACTCTTCTTCGCAAGCTCAACAAGGGCGACAAGGAAGGGGCGTGTGAAGAAATGCGCCGCTGGGTCTACGCCGGTGGAATGAAGTGGAAGGGATTGCAGAACCGGCGAGAGATGGAGCGCTCTATGTGCCTGGCGGAAAGCGAAAATGACCTTTAG
- a CDS encoding DUF2560 family protein has product MAEVTQMTDTQLLNLDLYRLVMKDTAAAKKAIAFVGGNQLKAELFKDAYTLATAESGVVGRTDKAIQTATEALALFEGAQ; this is encoded by the coding sequence ATGGCAGAAGTAACACAAATGACCGATACGCAGCTGCTCAATCTCGATCTGTATCGACTGGTAATGAAAGACACCGCCGCAGCTAAAAAGGCTATCGCGTTCGTTGGCGGCAATCAGCTCAAGGCTGAACTATTCAAAGACGCCTATACGCTGGCAACCGCTGAGTCTGGCGTAGTTGGCCGCACCGATAAAGCAATCCAGACCGCAACCGAAGCGCTCGCGCTGTTTGAAGGAGCCCAGTAA
- a CDS encoding terminase: MAAPKDNKFAEGNSGKPSQYKPEYAAQAEKLCLLGATDDEMADFFGVHRSTIYRWKLEHEEFCNSIKTAKDVADARVERSLYQKATGYNFKEQQAFKIKVDQHEEEIEVVEVEKHAPADTTAAIFWLKNRQKDKWRDKQEIEHTGEVNLIQRIQEARKRARGE, encoded by the coding sequence ATGGCAGCACCCAAAGACAATAAGTTTGCCGAAGGGAATAGTGGCAAGCCATCTCAGTATAAGCCTGAGTATGCAGCACAGGCTGAGAAGCTTTGTTTGCTGGGTGCTACAGACGATGAAATGGCTGATTTCTTCGGAGTCCATCGCTCAACCATCTACAGGTGGAAGCTTGAGCATGAAGAGTTTTGCAACTCCATAAAAACGGCGAAGGATGTAGCTGACGCAAGGGTTGAAAGGAGTCTTTATCAGAAAGCCACCGGTTACAACTTCAAGGAGCAGCAGGCTTTCAAAATCAAGGTAGACCAGCATGAAGAAGAGATAGAGGTCGTGGAAGTTGAAAAGCATGCTCCCGCCGATACGACCGCAGCCATCTTCTGGCTAAAGAACAGACAGAAAGACAAGTGGCGAGATAAGCAAGAAATTGAACACACTGGAGAGGTTAACCTGATTCAGCGTATTCAGGAGGCCAGAAAACGCGCGAGAGGTGAGTAA
- a CDS encoding portal protein, which produces MADQDDKLRTILLRFDRDWAASDEARNEAINDLFFSRISQWDDWLSQYTTLQYRGQFDVVRPVVRKLVAEMRKNPVDVLFKPKDGASPDAADILMGMYRTDMRHNTAKISVNVAVREQIEAGVGAWRLVTEYEDQNPTSNNQIIRRLPIHEACSHVVWDANAKQMDKSDAKHCTVISAMSKDGWEEFAKEQGLDEDDLPDFQSPASNWIFPWTTNEVYYIAEYYEVEEKKEVAFIYQDPLTGEPVSYFKKDIADVIDELADRGMVKIGERKVKRRRVYKTLLTQTQILKDRERIAGEHIPIVPVFGEWSFAGDKEVYEGVVRLTKDGQRLRNMIMSFNADTVARTPKKKPFFTPEQIAGYEFMYNGNDDYQYYLLNSKDENGNDLPVQPLAYMENPEVPQANAYMLEAATTAVNQVATMGVDAESANGQVAFDTVNQLNMRADLETYVFQDNLATAMRRDGEIYASMVNDIYDIPRRVTVTLEDGGEKEVQLYTQVVDLQTGNTITLNDIRGRYECYTDVGPSFQSMKEQNRAEIQELLSKTPAGTTEYQLFLLYYLTLLDGKGIETIREYANKQLVLMGIKPPETPEEQQAVAEAQQQQQQPNPEMLVAQGQYLAGQAELLKAQNQQQQIAVEAGKVEAQNQLTAAKIAEIFNGMDLDKQKELREVLKTVGQFQQQRSEDARANAELLLKSNDQRHKQGMDVANHLQSQRQNTPTGGVAEIPQ; this is translated from the coding sequence ATGGCCGACCAAGACGACAAATTGCGAACCATTCTCCTTCGGTTTGACAGGGATTGGGCAGCAAGCGATGAGGCCAGAAATGAGGCGATTAACGACCTCTTCTTTAGCCGAATTAGTCAGTGGGATGACTGGCTTTCACAATACACCACACTGCAATATCGCGGACAGTTCGATGTAGTCCGCCCGGTTGTTCGTAAGCTCGTAGCAGAGATGCGCAAGAACCCGGTAGACGTTCTGTTTAAGCCGAAAGATGGCGCGTCACCAGATGCTGCCGATATCCTCATGGGTATGTACCGGACAGACATGAGGCATAACACTGCGAAGATATCGGTTAACGTCGCAGTCCGTGAGCAGATTGAAGCCGGTGTCGGCGCCTGGCGACTGGTGACGGAATACGAAGACCAGAACCCAACCAGCAATAACCAGATTATCCGCCGACTTCCCATTCATGAGGCGTGCTCACATGTTGTTTGGGATGCCAACGCCAAGCAGATGGACAAGAGTGACGCGAAGCATTGCACAGTCATCTCGGCGATGAGTAAAGATGGATGGGAGGAATTCGCTAAAGAGCAGGGCCTCGATGAAGATGATTTGCCAGACTTCCAGTCGCCCGCCTCTAACTGGATATTCCCGTGGACGACCAACGAGGTCTACTACATAGCGGAATACTACGAGGTCGAGGAGAAGAAAGAGGTTGCTTTCATCTATCAAGATCCTCTTACCGGCGAGCCTGTCAGCTACTTCAAGAAAGACATCGCTGATGTGATTGATGAGCTGGCCGACAGGGGCATGGTTAAAATCGGTGAGCGCAAGGTTAAACGCCGCCGTGTCTACAAGACGCTCCTTACTCAGACGCAAATCCTCAAAGACCGCGAACGCATCGCCGGTGAACATATCCCTATTGTTCCGGTGTTCGGTGAATGGTCATTTGCCGGTGACAAGGAGGTCTACGAAGGTGTTGTGCGCCTGACTAAAGACGGCCAGCGCCTGCGCAACATGATTATGAGCTTCAACGCCGATACGGTAGCCAGAACGCCGAAGAAGAAACCTTTCTTCACGCCTGAGCAGATCGCCGGTTACGAGTTCATGTACAACGGCAACGACGACTACCAGTACTACCTGCTGAACAGCAAGGACGAGAACGGCAATGATCTGCCAGTTCAGCCATTGGCCTACATGGAGAACCCCGAAGTCCCGCAGGCTAACGCATACATGCTTGAGGCGGCCACCACCGCAGTTAATCAGGTGGCAACCATGGGCGTCGATGCGGAATCAGCGAATGGGCAGGTGGCTTTTGACACAGTCAATCAGCTGAACATGCGCGCTGACCTTGAGACGTATGTTTTCCAGGACAACCTCGCTACCGCAATGCGTCGTGATGGCGAGATTTATGCCTCAATGGTCAATGACATCTACGATATTCCCCGGCGCGTCACGGTAACGCTGGAAGATGGCGGCGAGAAAGAGGTTCAGCTCTATACGCAGGTCGTCGACCTCCAGACCGGCAATACAATTACCCTGAACGATATCCGCGGGCGCTATGAGTGCTACACGGATGTCGGCCCGAGCTTCCAGAGCATGAAGGAGCAAAACCGGGCAGAGATTCAGGAGTTGTTATCTAAGACCCCCGCCGGCACGACCGAGTATCAACTGTTCCTCCTGTACTACTTAACGCTTCTTGACGGCAAGGGAATCGAGACGATTCGCGAGTACGCCAACAAGCAGCTTGTGTTGATGGGCATCAAACCACCGGAAACGCCGGAAGAGCAGCAGGCTGTCGCGGAAGCTCAACAGCAGCAACAGCAGCCGAATCCGGAAATGCTGGTAGCTCAGGGTCAGTATCTTGCCGGTCAGGCTGAGCTTCTTAAAGCGCAGAACCAACAGCAGCAAATCGCTGTTGAGGCAGGCAAGGTTGAAGCTCAGAACCAGCTCACAGCAGCCAAAATCGCAGAAATCTTCAACGGTATGGACCTCGATAAGCAGAAAGAGCTTCGCGAAGTTCTCAAGACCGTTGGTCAATTCCAGCAGCAGCGCAGCGAAGACGCTCGCGCCAATGCTGAGTTACTTCTCAAAAGCAACGACCAGCGCCACAAACAAGGCATGGACGTAGCAAACCACCTGCAATCGCAGAGACAAAATACCCCCACCGGCGGTGTAGCCGAGATTCCTCAATAA
- a CDS encoding scaffolding protein, whose product MTDTTEIQASEESNLSGNHAAASADGLVVDNANDNAGQEEGFEIVLNDDETKPKQDPATNARFAAKRLERKRQRELEQRMEAVKRGELPEDLRVSPELPPQPDINAFLSDEGLAKYDYDQSRALAAFNAANTEWLMKAQDARSNAVAEQGRKTQEFTQQSAQYVEAARKHYDAAEKLNIPDYQDKEDAFMQLVPPQVGADIMMLFPEKSAALIYHLGANPEKTRQLLSMNGQQALIELTRLSERLTLKPRANQVSSAPPADEPVTASVAAANVSAIQKQMEKAAAKGDTETYRKLKAQLKGIR is encoded by the coding sequence ATGACCGATACCACCGAAATTCAGGCTTCTGAAGAATCAAACCTGTCCGGCAATCATGCAGCGGCATCTGCTGATGGCTTAGTTGTTGATAATGCCAACGACAACGCAGGTCAGGAAGAAGGCTTCGAGATTGTCCTGAACGACGATGAGACCAAACCAAAACAAGACCCGGCAACTAACGCGCGCTTTGCAGCAAAGCGCCTGGAGCGCAAGCGCCAGCGTGAGCTTGAGCAAAGGATGGAAGCAGTAAAGCGCGGCGAGCTGCCGGAGGACTTACGGGTAAGCCCTGAACTCCCGCCCCAGCCGGATATAAACGCCTTTCTCTCAGACGAAGGTCTGGCTAAGTACGATTACGACCAGAGCCGCGCGCTTGCCGCTTTCAATGCCGCTAATACTGAATGGCTAATGAAAGCACAGGACGCGCGCAGCAATGCCGTAGCCGAACAGGGACGCAAGACGCAGGAGTTTACTCAGCAGTCAGCGCAATACGTCGAGGCTGCTCGTAAACACTATGACGCCGCAGAGAAGCTCAATATCCCTGATTACCAGGATAAAGAGGATGCATTCATGCAACTCGTTCCGCCCCAGGTAGGCGCGGACATCATGATGCTCTTCCCGGAGAAATCTGCAGCGCTCATCTATCACCTGGGTGCCAATCCAGAGAAAACCCGGCAGCTACTGTCGATGAACGGGCAGCAGGCGCTGATTGAACTCACTCGACTATCCGAACGCTTAACTCTCAAGCCTCGTGCTAACCAGGTATCCAGCGCACCACCGGCAGATGAGCCAGTCACGGCATCCGTTGCGGCGGCCAATGTGTCTGCAATTCAAAAGCAGATGGAAAAGGCGGCCGCAAAAGGTGACACGGAAACCTATCGCAAGCTCAAGGCTCAACTTAAAGGAATTAGATAA
- a CDS encoding P22 phage major capsid protein family protein — MALSEGQLVTYAIDEVIETVQNLTPMAERVSKYTPPAASMQRSGNTVWMPLEQEAPTQRGWDLTGKETDILELSVKVNLNDPDNDFFALRADDVRDETSYRRRIQASAKKLANNVEAEIARQAVEMGSLVVTSTAPIGSATSGWDFISEAESLMFARELNRDAGLSFFFNPNDYRGAGRDLAGKDFYGRIQDDAYSKGVIQKQVAGFNDVLRSPKLPSLAASTATGVTVSGAQKFKPEAWQVDVTGHRENVDNRTAVVAVSSGTGFKRGDKISFAGVKFLSQMAKNVLTQDATFSVVAVNGNNLTITPKPIALDDTSLTAEQRAYANVNTSLANNAAVTVWNTDTVSANVFWADDSIRLVSQPIPLNHDLFSGMKSQSFSVPGTGLNGVIAFQGDIDQLGGKCRIALWYAASAVRPEAIGVGLASQNVATTPSA; from the coding sequence ATGGCATTATCCGAAGGCCAACTGGTCACCTACGCTATCGACGAAGTGATCGAAACCGTTCAGAACCTCACTCCGATGGCTGAGCGTGTCAGCAAATACACCCCTCCGGCAGCGTCTATGCAGCGCTCTGGTAATACCGTGTGGATGCCGCTGGAGCAGGAAGCGCCGACTCAGCGCGGCTGGGATTTGACCGGCAAAGAGACCGATATTCTGGAGCTCTCTGTTAAGGTCAACCTGAACGATCCTGATAACGACTTCTTCGCGCTTCGTGCCGATGACGTGCGTGACGAAACCTCCTACCGCCGCCGCATTCAGGCATCAGCCAAGAAGCTGGCGAACAACGTCGAAGCGGAAATCGCCCGCCAGGCTGTTGAGATGGGTTCTCTGGTTGTAACCAGCACCGCACCCATCGGCAGTGCAACATCTGGCTGGGACTTCATCTCTGAAGCTGAATCTCTGATGTTTGCCCGCGAGCTGAACCGCGACGCAGGTCTGTCGTTCTTCTTCAACCCGAACGATTACCGTGGCGCTGGCCGAGATCTGGCAGGCAAAGACTTCTACGGCCGCATTCAGGACGACGCTTACAGCAAAGGCGTAATCCAGAAACAGGTTGCAGGCTTCAACGATGTTCTGCGCTCTCCGAAGCTCCCTTCGCTGGCCGCATCTACCGCAACTGGCGTCACCGTTTCCGGTGCGCAGAAGTTCAAGCCGGAAGCGTGGCAGGTTGACGTAACCGGGCATCGCGAGAACGTCGACAACCGCACCGCAGTAGTCGCTGTCAGCTCCGGCACCGGCTTCAAGCGCGGCGATAAGATTTCTTTCGCTGGCGTGAAATTCCTGTCGCAGATGGCGAAAAACGTGCTGACACAGGACGCTACCTTCTCCGTAGTTGCGGTGAACGGCAACAACCTGACCATCACACCGAAGCCGATTGCGCTCGACGATACCAGCCTGACAGCTGAACAGCGCGCTTACGCCAACGTGAACACCTCGCTGGCTAACAACGCTGCTGTGACTGTGTGGAACACCGACACTGTGTCCGCAAACGTGTTCTGGGCAGATGATTCTATCCGTCTGGTATCCCAGCCAATCCCGCTGAACCATGACCTGTTCTCCGGCATGAAGTCTCAGAGCTTCAGCGTGCCTGGCACCGGCCTGAACGGTGTGATCGCCTTCCAGGGTGATATCGATCAGCTCGGCGGTAAGTGCCGTATCGCGCTGTGGTACGCAGCGTCAGCGGTCCGCCCGGAAGCTATCGGCGTCGGTCTGGCAAGCCAGAACGTAGCCACCACTCCGTCTGCATAA
- a CDS encoding packaged DNA stabilization gp4 family protein: protein MNLTTKGDLALAALRKLGVASSATLTDVEPQSLEDAVNDLEMMMAEWSGNEAGKVIDVGYTFAADDEPVIPGDAHGLARNALNAVILNLACRIAPDYAVEPTAKLITGARYGKEQLYRSSAIKRAKDGYGIYPSRMPVGSGNRWANLNNINYYPGREKIADPTTPTDEGNG, encoded by the coding sequence ATGAATCTGACGACTAAAGGTGATTTGGCTCTCGCCGCATTACGCAAGTTGGGCGTCGCCTCAAGTGCCACACTCACAGACGTTGAGCCGCAATCACTGGAGGACGCGGTTAACGACCTTGAGATGATGATGGCGGAGTGGTCAGGCAATGAGGCAGGGAAGGTTATCGATGTTGGTTACACCTTTGCAGCCGACGATGAGCCTGTTATCCCAGGCGACGCCCACGGGCTGGCGCGAAACGCACTAAATGCCGTCATCCTTAATCTTGCCTGCCGAATTGCTCCAGATTACGCCGTCGAGCCTACGGCGAAACTCATTACCGGCGCAAGGTACGGTAAAGAGCAACTCTATCGCTCGTCTGCTATCAAGCGCGCCAAAGACGGTTACGGCATTTATCCATCGCGTATGCCTGTAGGCTCAGGTAATCGATGGGCCAATCTGAACAACATCAACTATTACCCCGGGAGAGAGAAAATTGCCGATCCAACAACTCCCACTGATGAAGGGAACGGGTAA